The following coding sequences are from one Pigmentibacter sp. JX0631 window:
- a CDS encoding heavy metal response regulator transcription factor, with translation MKILIIEDAEKTASFLKKGLTEKGYVVDVESNGQEGLILAQVNNYDLIILDVMLPQLDGWSILKELRASDNKTHIIMLTARDDIEDKVKGLNLGADDYLVKPFAFSELVARIQTVLRRKPTIQKDILAFADLEIDFNKKKVSREGKKIELTPKEFMLLSLLIRNHNVALSRSEISEKIWNINFDTDTNVVDVHIRRLRAKIDDGFNKKFIKTVRGIGYMFDES, from the coding sequence ATGAAAATTTTAATTATTGAAGACGCTGAAAAGACTGCATCTTTTCTTAAAAAAGGATTAACGGAAAAGGGTTATGTCGTTGATGTTGAATCAAATGGACAAGAGGGTCTTATTTTAGCACAAGTGAATAATTATGATTTAATAATATTAGATGTAATGCTTCCTCAACTTGATGGTTGGTCTATTCTTAAAGAGCTAAGAGCTTCTGATAATAAAACCCATATAATTATGCTCACTGCAAGAGATGATATTGAAGATAAAGTAAAAGGTCTGAATCTTGGAGCAGATGACTACCTTGTTAAACCATTTGCATTTTCTGAGCTTGTTGCACGAATACAAACAGTTTTGAGAAGAAAACCTACAATTCAAAAAGATATTTTGGCTTTTGCTGACCTTGAAATTGATTTTAATAAGAAAAAAGTCTCACGTGAAGGTAAAAAAATTGAGTTAACTCCAAAAGAATTTATGTTACTTTCTTTGTTAATTCGGAATCACAATGTTGCACTATCTAGAAGTGAAATTTCAGAGAAAATTTGGAATATTAATTTTGATACAGATACTAATGTTGTTGATGTTCATATTAGAAGACTAAGAGCTAAAATTGATGACGGATTTAATAAGAAATTTATTAAAACTGTTAGAGGAATAGGATATATGTTTGATGAAAGTTGA
- a CDS encoding choice-of-anchor D domain-containing protein, whose translation MKIRNTKLLQLTMLTVAGAAFAISCNKGKSSSSEQTSDVVASKSDAAKLTVSVPVAQITAKVGAKKEQVILIKNEGTKPAANIVLSGLSSPFTIKPAITPVEPTKTDSPVKTESPAKVDASAKAEVPAKPQSPAKTDEGTTDPAKPVEAAKNSCEIKALAPGESCEVTIEFAPEKVGSGKETLTVQYMSEGKALSATSDIAYLAKGKIELEIPKLPQFQAEVRKPVTQTLTIKNNGEETITGLKIAELAAPLSSKSTCKDTLEVGASCDIEITFNPLEVVSSLVDLKISYNDIDEDGNEKAVTATSQLSYQTTGIANLTIESTADYLIANVNSSATRTYTIKNAGNGKATKLALPVLVSPLKIGATTCKAELDKEQSCTFDVVLTADKDNYETAGYAMAVVYNDGKVQKTAISNINFKSVPANVLNLSQYKVATASIEIGTICKTAEVYGNGSHNIPLVSTFTGTDINGKKVDVKLADVMKSTQVQLVAGGVSINAPGIKAEKDVYSKCIDGSSIPEGVSAVYLASKANGQTLDVGAKLSYVEKDGKVSSISTDNYQAGRIKVDVKDNPFLKISASSLYSIGIKADDYSGGLVTRDNYRLFKIEPNLKDIPSLSIARVSQIRITNTNQNKSSNWYQIAADKFSTDLAWFDQGQRKTFMNNQYRREFYSGKFLNGSLKGSETSVNLSKNKSTNLSLAEITSQDFALASISDSGMPSWVGNYQWHLPFKLEMQGTDSFGNQFTAVMGDNF comes from the coding sequence ATGAAAATTCGTAATACGAAATTACTTCAACTTACAATGTTGACAGTTGCAGGTGCTGCCTTTGCAATTTCTTGTAACAAAGGAAAATCTTCTTCCTCTGAACAGACATCTGATGTTGTAGCATCAAAATCTGATGCAGCTAAATTAACAGTTAGTGTTCCAGTAGCTCAAATTACTGCTAAAGTTGGTGCAAAAAAAGAACAAGTTATTTTAATCAAAAATGAAGGCACAAAACCAGCAGCAAATATTGTATTAAGCGGACTTAGTTCCCCATTTACAATAAAACCAGCAATTACTCCTGTAGAACCAACAAAAACAGACTCACCTGTAAAAACAGAATCTCCAGCAAAAGTAGATGCTTCAGCAAAAGCAGAAGTTCCAGCTAAACCACAATCTCCAGCAAAAACAGATGAAGGAACAACAGATCCTGCAAAACCTGTTGAAGCAGCAAAAAATTCATGCGAAATTAAAGCATTGGCACCAGGTGAATCCTGTGAAGTAACAATTGAATTTGCTCCTGAAAAAGTTGGAAGTGGGAAAGAAACTCTAACTGTACAATACATGAGCGAAGGAAAAGCGTTATCAGCTACATCAGATATCGCATACTTAGCTAAGGGAAAAATTGAATTAGAAATTCCAAAACTTCCACAGTTTCAAGCAGAAGTTAGAAAACCTGTTACGCAAACACTAACAATTAAAAATAATGGTGAAGAAACAATAACAGGATTAAAAATAGCTGAATTAGCTGCTCCTTTAAGTTCTAAATCAACTTGTAAAGATACATTAGAAGTAGGCGCATCTTGTGACATTGAAATTACTTTTAATCCATTAGAAGTTGTTAGTAGTTTAGTTGATCTAAAAATTTCTTATAATGATATTGATGAAGATGGAAATGAAAAGGCTGTTACGGCAACTTCTCAATTATCATATCAAACAACAGGAATTGCAAATTTAACAATTGAATCTACAGCGGATTATTTAATTGCAAATGTAAATTCTTCAGCTACTCGTACTTATACAATTAAAAATGCTGGAAATGGAAAAGCAACTAAATTAGCCCTTCCTGTATTAGTTTCTCCTTTAAAAATTGGGGCGACAACTTGTAAAGCCGAATTAGATAAAGAGCAAAGTTGTACTTTTGATGTGGTTCTTACTGCTGATAAAGATAATTATGAAACTGCAGGATATGCAATGGCTGTTGTGTACAACGATGGGAAAGTACAAAAAACTGCAATTTCTAATATTAACTTTAAATCAGTTCCTGCAAATGTTTTAAATCTTTCTCAATACAAAGTTGCTACAGCAAGTATTGAAATTGGAACAATTTGTAAAACTGCAGAAGTATATGGTAATGGTTCTCATAATATTCCATTAGTTTCCACTTTCACAGGAACAGATATCAATGGTAAAAAAGTTGATGTTAAATTAGCTGATGTAATGAAATCTACTCAAGTGCAATTAGTAGCAGGTGGAGTTAGTATCAATGCACCAGGTATTAAAGCTGAGAAAGATGTTTATTCTAAATGTATTGATGGTTCTTCAATTCCTGAAGGTGTATCAGCAGTTTACTTAGCATCCAAAGCAAATGGACAAACTTTAGATGTTGGTGCAAAACTTTCTTATGTTGAAAAAGATGGAAAAGTTTCTTCTATAAGCACTGATAATTACCAAGCTGGACGTATTAAAGTAGATGTAAAAGACAATCCTTTCTTAAAGATTTCTGCTAGCTCTTTATACTCTATAGGAATTAAAGCTGATGATTATAGCGGTGGATTGGTAACAAGAGATAATTATAGATTGTTTAAAATCGAACCTAATCTTAAAGATATCCCATCACTATCTATAGCTCGTGTTTCTCAAATTCGTATCACAAATACGAACCAAAATAAGAGTTCAAACTGGTACCAAATTGCAGCTGATAAATTCAGTACAGATTTAGCATGGTTTGACCAAGGTCAAAGAAAAACATTTATGAACAATCAATATAGAAGAGAATTCTATTCAGGAAAATTCCTAAATGGTAGCTTAAAAGGTTCTGAAACTTCTGTTAATTTAAGCAAAAATAAGTCAACAAACTTATCTTTAGCTGAAATTACAAGCCAAGACTTTGCACTAGCTTCAATTTCCGACTCTGGTATGCCTAGCTGGGTAGGTAACTACCAATGGCATCTTCCATTTAAATTAGAAATGCAAGGTACTGATTCATTTGGTAACCAATTCACGGCTGTAATGGGTGATAATTTCTAA